CCCTTCATTTTCCTGGAAATGCTTAAATAAACGTTTAACAACATGGCGGGCTTTAGCTTCCTCACGCTTGGCCTCTGAACCGATATAAACACGCTGAAAAAGAAAATCTCTCAGAGTGTCGGTCGCTGCCTGTACAGCTGGGCTCATAACAATTCCTCCCGCATTGTCCCAGTTGGTATATATCAAGTCCAGAACCATGTTATTAATCCGCTCCCGGTGTTCATTACCTAAAACTTCAAGACATTCGCGGGGAAGTTGTTCTTTTGTCAGGACTCCCCCGCGCAAAGCATCATCTATATCGTGATTAATATAGGCGACACGGTCGGCGATTTTTACAATCTGGCCTTCTAAAGTTGCCGGTCTGACCGGTCCGGTGTGGTTTAAGATACCGTCCCGCACCTCAAAAGTTAGATTCAGGCCACTGCCCCCTTCCAGCACGTCGACAACCCTGAGGCTTTGCTCATTGTGCTTGAAACCAGGTTCAAACACCTCGTTCAATGCTTCTTCCCCGGCATGTCCAAAAGGAGTATGCCCCAAATCGTGTCCCAGGGCGATCGCTTCGGTCAGATCCTCATTCAGTCTCAGCGCACGCGCAATAGTGCGGGCAATCTGAGCAACTTCAAGAGTATGAGTAAGTCTTGTCCGGTAGTGATCTCCTTCAGGTATGGTAAATACTTGTGTTTTATGTTTAAGACGCCTGAAACTTTTTGAGTGGATAATGCGGTCGCGATCACGTTGAAAAGCGGTACGAACGGTACATTCCGCTTCCAGTCTGAGCCTGCCCCGGGTTGCATTGCTAAAACTTGCGCGGGGAGCTAAGATCCGGCGTTCAGCTTCTTCGGCACGCAGACGGATATCGAACATTTGACACCTACCTATTTTGAGGAATTCGGAATTCAGAAGTCAGAAATCAGAATACTTCGAGACAGTAATTCGTTTAGCTTCCGCTAAACTCAGGGGCTTGGTTGAGGGATTCCCCCCCCACCGAAGTCTGAAACCGGTAACCCCATTCGTTGGGGATATTCCTCCGACCCCAAAGTCACATAATTGGGGACATTCCTCTGACCCCAAAGTAAGGCTTTATAGAGAGGTGTGTCCCCTTTCCTTTATGAAAGTGGAGGTCTTTGAAATCTGAAAAGCCGTATTTACATTCTGACTACTGAATTCTGACTTCTGACTTTAAACCCGGCAGTTGAATCTTGGACAAGATAAAATAATTTGGTCCCTTTGGACTTAGCTCACTTAACATCAAGTCTATTGAGCCTATTTTTTCTGTACTAACTTTTTCCCTCGCGAGTGTTTCCGCTTTTTTTAGCACATCCGTGAAACCAATGGCGGAACGAACTCTACCCAATGTAAGGTGAGGAGAAAACCGTCGCTTTTCCGGTTTAAAGCCAATCTTACTGAGTCCCTCTTGAATCTGACGCTGCAAACGGAACAATACTGCGGTATCCCCTGAGACCCCCATCCAGAATGTCCTTGGCCGTTGCGTTGATGGGAAAGCGCCCACTCCGCCCAGATCAAGTTTAAAGTGATAAATTCCGGCGACAGAATGTTTCAAAACGTTAACAATATCAGGAACTTGATCTTCCGGGACGTTTCCGAGAAACTGGATAGTAAGATGAAGATTTGCGTCATCAACCCACTTTACATCAGACGGAAGTTCCCGGAGTTCTCTGATCAAGGACCCTATTTTTTTTCTTGCCTCATCAGAAAAATTAACCGCCACAAATAATCTCATCTGCCGTAAAGTAATCACCCCGCAAATAAGTTCAATAATAAAAATGATAATTCGCCATCAACGCCCATAAACTCCTCCCTAGCGACAAGAAAATTTAATCTATATATTTTTTAAAAAGTTATTGTTAAATATACAATTAATACTTGATTTATTGTCGAATTAATTTGATAATTGTTTCAGAAGACCTGAGGTGAAATCATGCAAGAATATCTGATTATACTACTTGCCATAAGCCTTGCCTTATTAGTCTTTATTCAACTAGTGATAAAAAGTATTCCCCTTAGCACCCGAATCATTTACTGCACTGTGGCAATTTCCTTCATACTGGGGGCTACTTTCCCCGAAGCTATTTCTAAACTCACTATGGACAAGGTGCTGGGGATTTACCTGGGGTTAATTGCGTTTTCCGCAATCGCTTTGAGTTATATTGAGAGCAGATTCTCCAAGAAAATCAATACTATCCCGGCAAACGTGGCGGATTTGGAATCTGAAGTTCCCAAATCGGCAAGTGACTTTGCCTCCTCTTTATCGACAGGTGAAGCAACGACCATTAATAGCTTTCTCCCGCTCGCCGCCGCAGATGTTACCCCTGATGCTGTGGATGTCGCCGGGGACGACCAAACTGAAGCCGATATCGAACAGCCGGTCCTTGACTTTATACCTGATCTGCCGGTTACCCTAACCGCGCAGCCGGTTCTTCCCGTGGATGCCGTGCCTGATATTGAACTCCCGCTCGCCGCCGCAGATGTTACGCCTGATGCTGTGGATGTCGCCGGAGACGAAACATCTGAAGTCGAACTTGAACAGCCGGTCCCTGATTTTATCCCTGATCTGCCGGTTACCCTAACCGCGCAGCCGATTCTTCCCGTGGATGCCGTGCCTGATATTGAACTCCCGCTCGCCGCCGCGGATGTTACCCCTGATGCTGTGGACGTCGCCGGAGACGAAACATCTGAAGTCGAACTTGAACAGCCGGTCCCTGACTTTATCCCTGATCTGCCGGTTACCCTAACCGCGCAGCCGGTTCTTCCCGCGGATGCCGTGCCTGATATTGAACTCCCGCCCGCCGCCGCGGATGTTACCCCTGATGCTGTGGATGTCGCCGGGGACGAAGCACCTGAACCAGATTATTTTAAGCAAGTTGTCGCCTCCCTGGAGAATAACGCGGATACAAAGAACAACGCAGATATAAAAATGGAAGCTCCGGCTGCAACAATCAACGATGGCATAATAAATGACTATATATCAGCAGGTTTTGAAGCTAAAGCCAGGGGCGACCTGAACGGTGCGGTGAATTATTTTTTGAAAGCTTTCCAATTAAATCAAGGGCAGCAAGTGTTAACAGCTCTGGCTATGGAGATAGCTACAGTCTACCAGGAACTAGGCCAGTACTTCCAGGCAGAAATGATTATTAATTCAGTTTTAGAGCAGGAAGACTTGATTCATGATTTTTCTTTAAAGCAAAAGCTAAAGAACCAGAAGATATATTTAGATACGCTTATTGAACTTCTGAGGACTACAAAAATGTCTAACGCTCCTTATTCAAAGGTACCCAATTTAATAAAAATGAAAGCAAGTATTGAAACGTCCGCAAGATTAACAAACTTAACCAAGGAGGCAGGATAGTTGAAAAACAGTCAGCAGGTTTTAGGGCTACCGGTTCTCAGTATCGAAGAGGGCAAACAAATAGGTATAGTTAAGCATTTGGTTTTAAACCCGGAACTAGGGAAAGTAAGCTCTCTGCTAGTCGAAGATGCAGCATGGTATCTAGGTCTGAAAACAATTCCTTTTGAATCGGTACAAGGCATTGGAGAGTTTGGGCTGACTATAGAGAACCGTTCTTTTCTATCAGCGGTGGCAGATTCTCCCGAAGTTATCGAATTACTCAAAAAAGACCTCAGCCTGCCTGGTATAAAGGTTTTAAGCAAAAAAGGCCGTTTGGTGGGCACTGTCAGTGATTTTATTATCAACGAAAATAACGGTGGAATTATGGGTTGCCAGTTAACTCTTACTCATAGTGAAAAGCCAGACGGGATAATTCCAAGAAAATCCATCCTTACTTTTGGCCACGATTTTCTAGTAGTTGAAGAAGGCATAGAGAACGTGCTGGTTGCTGACATAGAGGAAATTGAAGACGTTATTGAAGATAATATTCCAACTGACCGCCAGGAAGCAATAAACAGTGACGATTTAGAGATTAAAACAGACGCGCCGGTTGCCGACATTCCCGCCATAACACAGGAATCGCCAAATGTTGCAAAAAATGAAAAACAGCCGGCAGATGCTTTGAAACACTTTGAAGAACAACAGCGGAAATATCTCATTGGTAAAAAAGTAATCATGAAAATCGTTGCCGAAAACGGTGAGGTCGTTGCCGAGGAAGGTGACACAGTCACCAATGAAATAATTGAACACGCTAAGGCTACCGATCGGTATATCCAACTAACTTTGAATATACGCGATTAAACGCTGGGGGAGAAAATGCCGCTTTTTAAAAAAGCTTTACTCCTGTCAATGGTTCTTTTGTTCCAATCCGGCGCGAGTGTAATTGGAGCGGCTGCGATCCTGGATAACAGGCATTCGGAAGTAATCCAACAAGGTGTTACTGTTAAAGGCATTCAGGTCGGTGGTTTAAACCTTGCCGAGGCCACAACAAAGCTGGAAAGCACAGTACCACGATCATTGGATAACACCTTTGTAATCAGTAATGAAGAAACAAGCTGCTCAATTAACTTATCCGACATCGACGGAAGTTATGATTACTTATCGACCGCAGGGGAAGCACTCGCGTACGGTAAAAAGAGCAATCCTCTTAACCAGTTGATATCTGATCTGCGTCTCAGGGCAAAGCCGGTCGATATGGAGGTTAAAATTACTTTCTCCGAAGAAAAACTGGCTGACAGGCTCAAGAGTATCCAAAAGGCATGGGAAACATTGCCTAAGGACGCGGAAATCAAACTTTTGAATGGCAAAGTAGTAATTGTTCCTGAAAAAAAAGGATACCATCTTGATTTTGAAAAAACTATGGACCATGCCCGTCTGGCGCTGGCGGGGGGAAGTTTATCCGTTAACGCGGTCGGACGCATCCTGGAACCGGGGGTTACTTCCGGCGCGCTGGAAGAAATCCACGCGTTACAGTCTGAATACATTACCTACTTTGATGACAGCGCCTGGAACAGGTCACATAATATTTCCCTGGCCAGCACAGCGATAAACGGCGCCTTGCTAAAACCAGGAGAGATATTCTCATTAAACCGGCGTTTGGGTCCCCGCTTGGCGGAAAGAGGGTATTTATTAGCCCCCGCATTTATTGATAACCAGCTTGCCCAGGACATCGGGGGAGGGGTGTGCCAAGTTGCCACCACTCTTTATAATGCGGCACTACTTGCAGATCTGACAATTCTTGAGCGTTATCCGCACCCGAGCCCGGTGACTTATGTTCCTATTGGACGAGACGCCACCATAGCCGGAGATTATTTGGACCTAAAATTTATTAATAATCTAGATACAGCGATCTATATCTCCAGTACGGCTGAATACGGAAAACTCTCGACACGTATTTTTGGCGCCGGAAATAAAGACGGACACTCAGTCAGGATCACCTCGGATTATAGTGTAGTCAGTCCAAATGTTGTAACATACGAAGACAACACGCTTCCAGAAGGTGAAACCAAAATTAAAGATTACGGCAAAGCAGGATATAAGGCATGGGTATACCGCGAATCAATTATTAATAACCATGTTGAGTCCAGAACGCAGATCTCAAGCGACGACTACCCGTCTGAAGATAAAGTTGTCATTGTGGGCTCTAAACCTAAAGTGAATAACAAGGAAAAAACGGGAAAAGAAAACAAATAGCAGATTAGCGCTAAGGGAGACCTTTACAGTCTCCCTTAATATTTTGTCATTCAAATTTAGTAAAGTGTACAAACTTGCCTATGGGCATATAGAGCGGTCATGCGCCAATATTGACGCTACGGAAACGCCGTCTATAATGTACCAAAATCCTTCTTCGCGCCGGGCATATTGTTAACCTTGGCTTGGGCAGCCGCCAGTCTTGCAATAGGCACCCGGAAAGGTGAGCAACTCACAAAATTAAGCCCTACGAGATGACAGAACTCAATTGAGCTAGGCTCGCCGCCGTGTTCCCCGCAGATACCGATCAGCAGATCAGGTTTAGTGGAGCGTCCCAGCTCCACCGCCATCTTCATCAGTTTGCCCACACCCATACGATCCAGTACAACAAACGGGCTGTCGGCAAAAATTTTCTTTTCCAGATATGCAGGGATAAATTTCCCCTCCGCATCATCCCTGGAGAATCCCAAAGTGGTCTGGGTCAGGTCATTAGTGCCAAAGGAGAAGAACTCCGCTTGAGTGGCCACGTCGTCAGCCAACAGCGCCGCCCTGGGCACTTCAATCATAGTACCGATTGTGTAATGAATTTTCACCCCGGTTTCTTTCATGACTTCTTCACCGACATTAATGACGAGTTCCCGCAAGTAAGCCAGTTCTTTCACATCGATAACCAGGGGTATTTCAATTTCCGGAACAGGATTGTACCCTTCTTTGATCAACTGGGCGGCAGCTTGCAGCACAGCCCTGGCCTGCATCGCGTAAACTTCCGGGAAAGTGATGCCAAGGCGGCAGCCCCGGTGACCCAGCATCGGGTTAAACTCGGAAAGCGCCCGCACTTTGCTCAGAAGTTCCTCTTTCTCGTCAATTTCACGTTTATCGCCGTTAGTAAGCCGCAGGGTGGTTATTTCAACCATCAATTCCTCAGCGTTGGGCAGGAACTCGTGCAGCGGGGGGTC
The window above is part of the Pelotomaculum isophthalicicum JI genome. Proteins encoded here:
- a CDS encoding VanW family protein, encoding MPLFKKALLLSMVLLFQSGASVIGAAAILDNRHSEVIQQGVTVKGIQVGGLNLAEATTKLESTVPRSLDNTFVISNEETSCSINLSDIDGSYDYLSTAGEALAYGKKSNPLNQLISDLRLRAKPVDMEVKITFSEEKLADRLKSIQKAWETLPKDAEIKLLNGKVVIVPEKKGYHLDFEKTMDHARLALAGGSLSVNAVGRILEPGVTSGALEEIHALQSEYITYFDDSAWNRSHNISLASTAINGALLKPGEIFSLNRRLGPRLAERGYLLAPAFIDNQLAQDIGGGVCQVATTLYNAALLADLTILERYPHPSPVTYVPIGRDATIAGDYLDLKFINNLDTAIYISSTAEYGKLSTRIFGAGNKDGHSVRITSDYSVVSPNVVTYEDNTLPEGETKIKDYGKAGYKAWVYRESIINNHVESRTQISSDDYPSEDKVVIVGSKPKVNNKEKTGKENK
- a CDS encoding deoxyguanosinetriphosphate triphosphohydrolase: MFDIRLRAEEAERRILAPRASFSNATRGRLRLEAECTVRTAFQRDRDRIIHSKSFRRLKHKTQVFTIPEGDHYRTRLTHTLEVAQIARTIARALRLNEDLTEAIALGHDLGHTPFGHAGEEALNEVFEPGFKHNEQSLRVVDVLEGGSGLNLTFEVRDGILNHTGPVRPATLEGQIVKIADRVAYINHDIDDALRGGVLTKEQLPRECLEVLGNEHRERINNMVLDLIYTNWDNAGGIVMSPAVQAATDTLRDFLFQRVYIGSEAKREEAKARHVVKRLFKHFQENEGFLPGEYLERTNFNDNNRAICDYIAGMTDRYAIRVYQKYFLPVPWVE
- a CDS encoding PRC-barrel domain-containing protein translates to MKNSQQVLGLPVLSIEEGKQIGIVKHLVLNPELGKVSSLLVEDAAWYLGLKTIPFESVQGIGEFGLTIENRSFLSAVADSPEVIELLKKDLSLPGIKVLSKKGRLVGTVSDFIINENNGGIMGCQLTLTHSEKPDGIIPRKSILTFGHDFLVVEEGIENVLVADIEEIEDVIEDNIPTDRQEAINSDDLEIKTDAPVADIPAITQESPNVAKNEKQPADALKHFEEQQRKYLIGKKVIMKIVAENGEVVAEEGDTVTNEIIEHAKATDRYIQLTLNIRD
- the thpR gene encoding RNA 2',3'-cyclic phosphodiesterase gives rise to the protein MRLFVAVNFSDEARKKIGSLIRELRELPSDVKWVDDANLHLTIQFLGNVPEDQVPDIVNVLKHSVAGIYHFKLDLGGVGAFPSTQRPRTFWMGVSGDTAVLFRLQRQIQEGLSKIGFKPEKRRFSPHLTLGRVRSAIGFTDVLKKAETLAREKVSTEKIGSIDLMLSELSPKGPNYFILSKIQLPGLKSEVRIQ